One window of the Penaeus monodon isolate SGIC_2016 chromosome 1, NSTDA_Pmon_1, whole genome shotgun sequence genome contains the following:
- the LOC119577128 gene encoding uncharacterized protein DDB_G0271670-like translates to SSSSSSTSSSSSSSFSSSSSSFSSSFSSSFSSSFSSSFSSSFSSSFSSSSSSFSSSSSSSFSSSFSSSSSSSSSFSSSSSSSFSSSFSSSSSSSFSSSFSSSSSFSSSFSSSFSSSSSSFSSSFSSSPSSSFSSPSSSSFSSSFSSSLSSSFSSSFSSSSSSSFSSSFSSSFSSSFSSSSSSSSSSSSSSSSSLSSVSFYPNDFQNYVSPGPILVILFKVPDSKLVNLHLIRVSL, encoded by the exons tcttcttcttcttcttctacttcttcttcttcttcttcttctttttcttctt cctcctcctccttctcgtcctccttctcgtcctccttctcgtcctccttctcctcctccttctcctcctccttctcctcctccttctcctcctcctcctcctccttctcctcctcctcctcctcctccttctcctcctccttctcctc ctcctcctcctcctcctcctccttctcctcatcctcctcctcctccttctcgtcctccttctcgtcctcctcctcctcctccttctcctcctccttctcctcctcctcctccttctcctcctccttctcgtcctccttctcgtcctcctcctcctccttctcctcctccttctcctcctccccctcctcctccttctcctctccttcttcctcctccttctcctcctccttctcctcctccctctcctcctccttctcctcctccttctcgtcctcctcctcctcctccttctcgtcctccttctcgtcctccttctcgtcctccttctcgtcctcct cttcgtcctcctcctcctcctcctcctcctcctcctcctcactc agCTCTGTTTCCTTTTATCCCAACGATTTCCAGAATTATGTTTCCCCTGGCCCGATTTTGGTGATCCTGTTTAAGGTGCCTGATTCAAAACTGGTGAACCTACATTTGATTCGTGTTTCCTTATAA